From a region of the Equus przewalskii isolate Varuska chromosome 2, EquPr2, whole genome shotgun sequence genome:
- the LOC103558480 gene encoding proproteinase E isoform X1 encodes MDRCRRKPEGPKGCGGSPSCKASGSGQASQRPSSRVVNGEDAVPYSWPWQVSLQYEKEGAYYHTCGGSLIAPDWVVTAGHCISSSRSYQVVLGEYDRAEEEGPEQVIPINAGDLFVHPLWNPNCVACGNDIALVKLSRSAQLGDAVQVASLPPAGDILPNEAPCYISGWGRLYTGGPLPDKLQEALLPVVDYVHCSRWDWWGSSVKKTMVCAGGDSSSGCNGDSGGPLNCPAEDGSWQVHGVTSFVSSWGCNTRKKPTVFTRISAFNDWIEEIISSN; translated from the exons ATGGACCGGTGCAGGAGAAAGCCTGAGGGCCCCAAGGGCTGCGGTGGGAGTCCTAGCTGCAAAG cctcaggctcTGGCCAAGCTTCCCAGCGACCCTCCTCGCGTGTTGTCAACGGCGAGGACGCGGTGCCCTACAGCTGGCCCTGGCAG GTCTCCCTGCAGTATGAGAAGGAGGGAGCCTACTACCACACCTGTGGCGGCAGCCTCATTGCCCCTGACTGGGTGGTAACCGCGGGCCATTGCATCTC GAGCTCCCGGAGCTACCAGGTGGTGTTGGGCGAGTATGACCGGGCGGAGGAGGAGGGTCCCGAACAGGTGATCCCCATCAACGCCGGGGACCTCTTTGTGCACCCACTCTGGAACCCCAACTGCGTGGCCTGTGG caaTGACATCGCCCTCGTCAAGCTCTCGCGCAGTGCCCAGCTGGGAGATGCGGTCCAggtggcctccctccctcccgccggCGACATCCTGCCCAATGAGGCGCCCTGCTACATCAGTGGCTGGGGCCGTCTCTACA CTGGGGGGCCACTCCCGGACAAGCTGCAGGAGGCCCTGCTGCCTGTGGTGGACTATGTGCACTGCTCCAGGTGGGACTGGTGGGGCAGCAGCGTGAAGAAGACCATGGTGTGCGCCGGCGGGGACTCCAGCTCTGGGTGCAAT GGTGACTCTGGAGGACCCCTCAACTGCCCCGCAGAGGATGGCTCCTGGCAGGTCCATGGTGTGACCAGCTTTGTATCTTCTTGGGGCTGCAATACTCGCAAGAAGCCCACAGTGTTCACGCGAATCTCAGCCTTCAATGACTGGATCGAGGAG ATTATTTCAAGTAACTAG
- the LOC103558480 gene encoding chymotrypsin-like elastase family member 3B isoform X2, with the protein MMLRLLSSLLFVALASGSGQASQRPSSRVVNGEDAVPYSWPWQVSLQYEKEGAYYHTCGGSLIAPDWVVTAGHCISSSRSYQVVLGEYDRAEEEGPEQVIPINAGDLFVHPLWNPNCVACGNDIALVKLSRSAQLGDAVQVASLPPAGDILPNEAPCYISGWGRLYTGGPLPDKLQEALLPVVDYVHCSRWDWWGSSVKKTMVCAGGDSSSGCNGDSGGPLNCPAEDGSWQVHGVTSFVSSWGCNTRKKPTVFTRISAFNDWIEEIISSN; encoded by the exons ATGATGCTCCGGCTGCTGAGTTCCCTCCTATTTGTGGCCCTTG cctcaggctcTGGCCAAGCTTCCCAGCGACCCTCCTCGCGTGTTGTCAACGGCGAGGACGCGGTGCCCTACAGCTGGCCCTGGCAG GTCTCCCTGCAGTATGAGAAGGAGGGAGCCTACTACCACACCTGTGGCGGCAGCCTCATTGCCCCTGACTGGGTGGTAACCGCGGGCCATTGCATCTC GAGCTCCCGGAGCTACCAGGTGGTGTTGGGCGAGTATGACCGGGCGGAGGAGGAGGGTCCCGAACAGGTGATCCCCATCAACGCCGGGGACCTCTTTGTGCACCCACTCTGGAACCCCAACTGCGTGGCCTGTGG caaTGACATCGCCCTCGTCAAGCTCTCGCGCAGTGCCCAGCTGGGAGATGCGGTCCAggtggcctccctccctcccgccggCGACATCCTGCCCAATGAGGCGCCCTGCTACATCAGTGGCTGGGGCCGTCTCTACA CTGGGGGGCCACTCCCGGACAAGCTGCAGGAGGCCCTGCTGCCTGTGGTGGACTATGTGCACTGCTCCAGGTGGGACTGGTGGGGCAGCAGCGTGAAGAAGACCATGGTGTGCGCCGGCGGGGACTCCAGCTCTGGGTGCAAT GGTGACTCTGGAGGACCCCTCAACTGCCCCGCAGAGGATGGCTCCTGGCAGGTCCATGGTGTGACCAGCTTTGTATCTTCTTGGGGCTGCAATACTCGCAAGAAGCCCACAGTGTTCACGCGAATCTCAGCCTTCAATGACTGGATCGAGGAG ATTATTTCAAGTAACTAG